One window from the genome of Leptolyngbyaceae cyanobacterium encodes:
- a CDS encoding CHASE domain-containing protein — MALSQKRRYTPALLMLGAGTLLSVVASLTLGNLEKQYKITQFKTQSDELASALQRNIDINLGMQRATGKLYAASEKVSRQEFKIFVEDFVARYPSILGFNWAPRVLAAERNAFEQAVKAERYPTFQIIEEGTQGRMVRARQRPEYFPITYLISADTSQTALGFDLISDSRRRPALEKARDTGEMATTGRIEIIRTKQIGFLTFQPIYRKGASLKSLSSRRQNFQGVITSAFQITDIIKVALEESDLNKINFYLLDESSVTKEKFLSFYQSANRQLITDISREPPLIIDKKSLCWQNQKLCTRTLRVADRQWSLLLVPEADYMGVFTYSTAWLTLFIGLILTALVTGYIMMALRHTMQVEYLVQERTAQAKQLKEVLQTLQQNMQILDLANDSIIIRDLDDKIIYWNQGAEKLYGWKKDECLGRYIHTFLQTIFPKPLEEVIELFLEKGYWEGELIHTKRDGTQIIVASRWTLQRDELGQIIAMLEINNDITDRKQADEALRASETREREKAKELEQAIEELKKAQVQLIQTEKMSSLGQLVAGVAHEINNPVNFIYGNLTHTHEYVDDLLGLMRLYQRHYPNTHPEIEEYSEDSDIEFLIEDLPKMLASMKMGAERIRQIVLSLRNFSRFDEAEMKPVDIHEGIDNTLLILQNRLKAKPEHPPIQVIKEYGNLPLVECYAGQLNQVFMNIIANAIDALDSYNAQRSTEEIKNNPSTIAISTAVVETGSPKRVLIKIADNGPGMTPDVKKRLFDPFFTTKPIGKGTGLGLSISYQVIVEKHDGILRCESELGKGTEFYIEIPVRGNHPNS; from the coding sequence ATGGCTTTATCTCAAAAGCGCCGTTACACACCAGCATTACTGATGCTGGGCGCGGGTACGTTATTATCCGTCGTAGCTAGCTTAACTTTAGGAAACTTGGAGAAGCAATACAAAATAACTCAATTTAAAACCCAATCAGATGAATTGGCTAGTGCCTTACAAAGAAATATCGATATAAATTTAGGGATGCAACGCGCAACAGGCAAGTTGTATGCAGCATCTGAAAAAGTCTCTCGGCAAGAATTTAAAATATTTGTCGAAGACTTTGTTGCCCGGTATCCTAGTATCCTGGGATTCAATTGGGCGCCACGAGTACTAGCAGCAGAGCGCAACGCTTTCGAGCAAGCAGTTAAAGCCGAACGTTATCCCACCTTTCAGATTATAGAAGAGGGAACCCAAGGGCGGATGGTGAGAGCCAGACAGCGCCCGGAATATTTTCCCATTACCTATTTAATTTCAGCAGATACTTCACAAACAGCCTTAGGCTTCGATTTGATTTCTGACTCCCGGCGGCGTCCCGCTTTAGAAAAAGCACGGGATACAGGGGAGATGGCTACTACCGGACGGATCGAGATTATCCGCACCAAACAAATAGGTTTTTTGACATTTCAACCGATTTATCGCAAAGGTGCTTCCCTCAAAAGCTTATCATCGCGTCGCCAAAACTTCCAGGGAGTAATTACCAGTGCTTTTCAAATCACTGATATTATCAAAGTCGCTTTAGAGGAGTCAGATTTAAATAAAATTAACTTTTATTTATTAGATGAGTCATCCGTTACCAAAGAAAAATTTTTATCATTTTATCAATCAGCAAATCGGCAGCTTATTACCGATATTAGTCGCGAACCCCCCTTAATAATAGACAAGAAATCTCTTTGCTGGCAGAACCAAAAACTCTGTACTCGCACGTTGCGAGTTGCCGATCGTCAGTGGTCGCTCTTGCTGGTTCCAGAAGCAGATTACATGGGAGTTTTTACTTATTCAACAGCCTGGTTAACCCTATTCATCGGATTAATCTTAACTGCTTTAGTGACTGGATACATTATGATGGCTTTGCGTCATACTATGCAAGTCGAATATCTCGTTCAAGAACGTACAGCACAAGCCAAACAACTGAAAGAAGTGCTGCAAACTTTGCAGCAAAATATGCAAATTTTAGACTTGGCTAACGACAGCATTATTATTCGAGACTTAGATGACAAAATAATTTATTGGAATCAAGGAGCCGAAAAGCTATATGGTTGGAAAAAAGACGAATGCTTGGGTAGGTATATTCACACCTTCTTACAAACAATTTTTCCCAAACCTTTAGAAGAAGTTATCGAATTATTCTTAGAGAAAGGTTATTGGGAAGGAGAACTAATTCACACCAAACGCGATGGAACTCAAATAATTGTAGCTAGCCGTTGGACTTTACAACGAGATGAATTGGGTCAAATAATAGCGATGCTAGAAATTAACAACGATATTACCGATCGCAAACAAGCCGACGAAGCCTTACGCGCCTCAGAAACTAGAGAACGGGAAAAAGCCAAAGAATTAGAGCAAGCGATCGAAGAACTCAAAAAAGCCCAAGTCCAACTCATTCAAACCGAGAAAATGTCCAGTTTAGGGCAGTTAGTTGCCGGAGTAGCCCATGAAATAAATAACCCAGTTAACTTTATTTACGGTAACTTGACTCATACCCATGAATACGTTGATGATTTACTAGGATTGATGCGTCTCTACCAACGCCACTACCCCAATACTCATCCAGAAATAGAAGAGTATTCTGAAGACAGCGATATCGAATTTCTGATCGAAGATTTGCCAAAAATGCTGGCTTCGATGAAAATGGGAGCCGAACGCATTCGTCAAATAGTCCTCAGTTTGCGAAACTTTTCCCGCTTCGATGAAGCGGAAATGAAGCCAGTCGATATTCACGAAGGTATAGATAACACTTTATTAATATTACAAAATCGCTTAAAAGCCAAACCAGAACATCCCCCTATTCAAGTGATTAAAGAATACGGTAATCTTCCATTAGTGGAATGCTATGCGGGACAACTCAATCAAGTATTTATGAACATTATTGCTAATGCGATCGATGCTTTAGATAGTTACAATGCACAACGTTCTACCGAAGAAATTAAAAACAACCCCAGTACGATCGCAATTAGCACCGCAGTCGTCGAAACAGGCTCTCCTAAGCGAGTTTTAATCAAAATCGCTGACAATGGCCCAGGAATGACACCAGATGTAAAAAAGCGGCTTTTCGACCCCTTTTTTACCACTAAACCTATCGGAAAAGGTACTGGACTAGGCTTATCAATTAGCTATCAAGTGATAGTAGAAAAGCACGATGGCATCCTGCGTTGCGAATCAGAATTAGGTAAAGGTACTGAATTTTATATTGAAATTCCTGTGCGAGGAAATCATCCTAATTCTTAA
- a CDS encoding Uma2 family endonuclease: protein MNPGIIFSDADNVEPDVIWISNEKLATLVDESGHLTGAPELIVEVLSAGKENERRDREAKLKLYSIRGVQEYWIADWRSQKIEVYKRENAKLQLVATLFSNNELTSPLLPGFSCSGSRLF from the coding sequence ATCAATCCAGGTATTATCTTTTCGGATGCTGATAATGTCGAGCCAGATGTAATTTGGATTAGCAATGAAAAGTTAGCTACTTTGGTAGATGAATCTGGACATTTGACAGGCGCACCAGAATTAATAGTAGAAGTATTATCGGCGGGTAAAGAAAACGAACGCCGAGATAGAGAAGCAAAATTAAAATTGTACTCAATTAGAGGAGTGCAAGAGTATTGGATTGCAGATTGGCGATCGCAAAAAATTGAGGTCTACAAACGGGAAAATGCTAAATTGCAATTAGTGGCAACATTATTTAGTAATAATGAATTAACTTCGCCATTATTGCCCGGTTTTAGTTGCTCTGGCTCTCGATTATTTTGA